From a single Lagopus muta isolate bLagMut1 chromosome 30, bLagMut1 primary, whole genome shotgun sequence genomic region:
- the LOC125685943 gene encoding shematrin-like protein 1 encodes MGWLWGCMGQLWGGYGAVWGSYGVLWGGYGAVWGAMKWLWGCMGQLWGAMGWLWGRMGHYGVAVGLYGAAMGCYGVAVGLYGHYGVLWGGYEAVWGAMGWIWGCMGQLWGAMGWLYGVLWGSYGAAVGLYGVLWGGCGAVWGSYGVLWGGYGAVWGTMGWLWGCIGQLWGAVGLYGAAMGCYGVAVGHYGVLWGAMGCCGVAVGLYGALWGAMGWLWGCMGHYGVLWGGYGAVWGTMGCYGVAIWGAMGWLWGCMGCYRVALGHCGAAMGYYGVAVGLYGALWGGYMGCYGAAMGRLWGCMGCYGVAVGCYGVAVGPYGHYGISRGGCGVVWSTVGQLWGSCGALWVPMGTCGSLRVAVGPYGVSMGSLWGTVAPYGSLWVSVGPCGVPIGPYGSLWVPMGSLGSLCVLVGPYGVSKGPYGLSMGSLRVPMGPYGVPMGSLWVPMGSLLVFKGPYGVSWVSRGLCRALWVPESLWLSRGPYGSL; translated from the coding sequence atggggtggctgtggggctgtatggggcagctatggggtggctatggggctgtatggggcagctatggggtgctatggggtggctatggggctgtatggggtgCTATGaagtggctgtggggctgtatggggcagctatggggtgctatggggtggctatggggccgtatggggcactatggggtggctgtgggactgtatggggcagctatggggtgctatggggtggctgtggggctgtatgggcattatggggtgctgtggggtggctatGAGGCtgtatggggtgctatggggtggatatggggctgtatggggcagctatggggtgctatggggtggctatatggggtgctatggggcagctatggggcggctgtggggttgtatggggtgctatggggtggctgtggggctgtatggggcagctatggggtactatggggtggctatggggctgtatggggtactatggggtggctatggggctgtattgggcagctgtggggtgctgtggggctgtatggggcagctatggggtgctatggggtggctgtggggcactatggggtgctatggggcgctatggggtgctgtggggtggctgtggggctgtatggggcattatggggtgctatggggtggctatggggctgtatggggcactatggggtgctatggggtggctatggggctgtatggggcactatggggtgctatggggtggctatatggggtgctatggggtggctctGGGGTTGTATGGGGTGCTATAGGGTGGCTctggggcactgtggggcagctatggggtactatggggtggctgtggggctgtatggggcactatggggtggctatatggggtgctatggggcagctatggggcggctgtggggctgtatggggtgCTAcggggtggctgtggggtgttatggggtggctgtgggtccctatgggcaCTATGGGATATCaaggggtggctgtggggttgtATGGAGCactgtggggcagctgtggggcagctgtggggcactatgggtccctatggggacCTGTGGGTCTTTAAGGGTcgctgtgggtccctatggggtctctatggggtcgctgtggggcactgtggctccctatgggtctctgtgggtctctgtgggtccctgtggggtccctattggtccctatgggtctctgtgggtccctatggggtctcttgggtctctatgtgtccttgtaggtccctatggggtctctaagGGTCCCTATGggctctctatggggtccctaagggttcctatgggtccttatggggtccctatggggtccctgtgggttcctatggggtccctattggtctttaagggtccctatggggtctcttgGGTCTCTAGGGGTCTCTGTAGGGCTCTGTGGGTCCCTGAGTCCCTATGGCTTTCtaggggtccctatgggtctctgtag